One window of Trifolium pratense cultivar HEN17-A07 linkage group LG5, ARS_RC_1.1, whole genome shotgun sequence genomic DNA carries:
- the LOC123886103 gene encoding uncharacterized protein LOC123886103, with protein MAEQRTLRQLAAPDVNYNGLCIQYTDVDIPFELKSGLIHLLPKFHGLAGEDPHKHLKEFQVVCSTPLRPEGITEDHIKLRAFPFSLQGAAKDWLYYLEPNSITTWNDLKKVFLERYFPASRAALIRKEICGIRQGNESLAEYWERFKQLVSSCPQHQITEQLLIQYFYEGLLPMDRNILDAASGGALVDKTPAAAKALIENMSLNSQQFTTRNNSASVNEIQSSSSSIKALETKFDARIDELTSLVKKLVVSKAQPAKVCGICTSSEHPTDTCPILQDETITELPQAYAAAAALYNQNRYNNPDPSTNKYHPSWRNHQNLQYGNQSQAAAPAAPPVTSSLEDLVKQLAQRTDASIQNLTTQMGQMANAIGQLQAQGSGNLPAQTVPNPNVNVSAITLRSGRVSEPAPEKKKKKTVASSSAPEPPSVTTETEPEKERVYVPPIPFPQRVQKNIKKTVEEDKEILDVFRKCAVNIPLLDAIKQIPKYAKFLKDLCTHKRKLKGNERVSLGRNVSSFIQPKTGSSANVSVLSQTMPEKCDDPGVFGIPCSIGDHKFENCMLDLGAGINVMPTSIYNNLDLGPLQPTCLIVQLANRSNARPAGKVEDVLVQVNDLILPADFYILDMEGETNSSRAPIILGRPFMRTARTKVDVYDGTMSMEFGDIVAKFNIFDAMKHPVEEHSVFYMDLVTNTNLCSVCAKIESDLQDNNIHTGEVVVNEAVCTVKVLEIPAAPTKHSHDKEKTTHFHDKMISKKKFSVGQKVLLFKSRLKDMVGKFRSKWIGPFVVTNVFPSGAIEIKSTGSVSSNVVGSVGTSVRCTSQTVDLV; from the coding sequence ATGGCTGAACAAAGAACACTAAGGCAGCTTGCTGCTCCTGATGTCAATTACAATGGTCTATGCATTCAATATACTGACGTTGATATTCCTTTTGAATTGAAATCTGGTTTGATACATTTGTTGCCCAAGTTTCATGGTCTTGCAGGTGAGGATCCGCATAAGCATTTGAAGGAATTTCAGGTAGTTTGTTCTACACCATTGAGGCCTGAAGGTATAACAGAGGATCATATCAAGCTTAGAGCCTTTCCATTCTCGCTCCAGGGTGCTGCCAAAGATTGGTTGTACTATCTTGAGCCGAATTCTATCACAACTTGGAATGATTTGAAGAAGGTCTTTCTAGAGAGATACTTTCCCGCTTCTAGAGCTGCGTTaatcagaaaagaaatatgCGGCATTAGGCAGGGAAACGAATCATTGGCAGAATACTGGGAAAGATTCAAGCAGTTAGTTTCTAGTTGTCCCCAACACCAGATCACCGAGCAATTACTCATCCAATATTTCTATGAAGGGTTGCTACCAATGGATCGAAACATTTTGGATGCTGCAAGTGGTGGAGCACTTGTTGATAAAACTCCAGCTGCTGCAAAGGCCTTGATCGAGAACATGTCACTCAACTCGCAACAGTTTACAACCAGAAATAATTCTGCAAGTGTAAATGAGATTcagtcttcctcttcctccatcAAGGCGCTCGAAACCAAGTTTGATGCTAGAATTGATGAACTTACTTCCTTGGTGAAAAAGTTGGTTGTTAGCAAAGCTCAACCAGCAAAAGTGTGTGGTATTTGTACTTCTTCTGAGCACCCGACTGATACATGCCCCATTCTACAAGATGAAACAATAACTGAGCTTCCTCAAGCatatgcagcagcagcagcccTTTACAATCAAAACAGGTACAACAATCCTGACCCCTCCACCAACAAATATCACCCTAGTTGGAGGAATCATCAAAACCTCCAATATGGGAATCAGTCACAAGCTGCAGCCCCTGCTGCCCCACCAGTCACTTCTTCACTGGAAGACCTTGTCAAGCAACTGGCACAACGAACAGATGCTAGCATTCAGAACCTGACAACGCAGATGGGACAAATGGCCAATGCAATAGGCCAACTACAAGCCCAAGGCTCTGGTAACCTTCCTGCACAAACAGTGCCGAATCCGAATGTGAATGTGAGTGCAATTACTTTGAGATCTGGAAGAGTGTCAGAACCAGctccagagaaaaagaagaagaaaaccgttGCATCATCATCTGCTCCTGAACCTCCTTCTGTTACAACTGAGACCGAAcccgaaaaagaaagagtatatGTGCCACCAATTCCTTTTCCTCAAAGGGTGCAGAAAAATATCAAGAAGACAGTTGAGGAAGACAAGGAGATTTTAGATGTATTCAGAAAATGTGCGGTTAACATTCCTCTCCTTGATGCAATTAAACAGATTCCTAAATATGCAAAATTCCTGAAAGACTTGTGCACACACAAGAGGAAGTTGAAGGGAAATGAGAGAGTCAGTTTGGGACGAAATGTTTCTTCTTTCATTCAGCCCAAAActggttcctcagctaatgtctCAGTTCTCAGTCAGACCATGCCAGAAAAGTGTGATGATCCAGGAGTTTTTGGTATTCCCTGTTCCATTGGGGATCACAAGTTTGAAAATTGTATGCTTGATCTGGGAGCAGGTATTAATGTTATGCctacttctatttataataaCCTTGATCTTGGTCCTTTGCAGCCTACATGTTTAATCGTGCAATTAGCAAACAGGAGCAATGCCCGCCCTGCTGGGAAGGTAGAAGATGTCCTGGTGCAAGTTAATGACTTGATTCTTCCTGCAGATTTCTACATTCTAGACATGGAGGGAGAAACTAATTCCAGCAGGGCACCCATCATTCTAGGCCGACCATTCATGAGAACGGCaagaacaaaagttgatgtttatGATGGAACCATGTCCATGGAGTTTGGCGACATTGTCGCTAAGTTTAACATTTTTGATGCCATGAAACATCCCGTGGAAGAACATTCTGTTTTTTATATGGATTTAGTTACTAACACTAACCTTTGCTCTGTTTGTGCTAAGATTGAATCTGATTTGCAGGATAATAACATTCATACAGGTGAAGTTGTTGTCAATGAGGCAGTCTGTACGGTTAAAGTTCTTGAAATTCCGGCTGCCCCAACCAAACACTCCCATGATAAAGAAAAGACTACGCACTTCCATGATAAGATGatttccaaaaagaaattttctgTTGGCCAAAAAGTCTTGCTGTTTAAGTCTCGCCTGAAAGATATGGTTGGTAAGTTTCGATCCAAGTGGATTGGCCCCTTTGTCGTGACTAATGTTTTTCCTTCTGGTgctatagaaattaaaagtacAG